From a single Nostoc flagelliforme CCNUN1 genomic region:
- a CDS encoding beta strand repeat-containing protein, translating into MANSLFNFLNLSDLNGTNGFIINGIASADYSGTSVSNAGDINNDGIDDLIIGAPGASPNGIFLAGQSYVVFGGRNLGSSGSLNLSDLNGTNGFLINGIASDYSGSSVSNAGDINNDGIDDLIIGAYSASPNGISAAGQSYVVFGGRNLGSSGSLNLSDLNGTNGFLINGINRNDESGYSVSNAGDINNDGIDDLIIGAYRAYPNGKYNAGQSYVVFGGANLGSGSSLNLSDLNGTNGFLINGINQSDFSGYSVSNAGDINGDGIDDLIIGAYNADPNGISEAGQSYVVFGGRNLGSSGSLNPSDLNGTNGFLINGIAKYDYSGYSVSNAGDINNDGIDDLIIGAPGADPNGISFAGQSYVVFGGKNIGSGGSLNLSDLNGTNGFLINGIASADYSGTSVSNAGDIDNDGIDDLIIGAYRASSNGKYNNAGQSYVVFGGANLGSGSSLNLSDLNGINGFLINGIAANDSLGKSISNAGDINNDGIDDLIIGALYADSNGKDDAGQSYVVFGGKNIGSGGTIILRGTADADTLIGTIGNNIIDGKADNDTLTGNGSQDQFVIRSGDGNDTITDFGGVGQGYNPSAAVIANADTLQFIGSGLTAQNLQLTSQGNNLEVTFESVASTKVTLQNFKLENLDNVPASKARPALGNILFDGQTRITDSFYVINANSTQTSIFNKNTVTFLNELNNNIAGFDNSDDVINGQGGNDIINGLSGNDLLRGGSGDDILIGAKGNDTLVGGVGADRFLYNTDAAFARSAIGEVAITDFQHYQGDKIVLDKTTFSAITSAAGTGFNNLSDFEVTKKAGTSTAIIVYNPVSGQLLYNPQGNAAGFGSGGLFATLTGAPTLTASDFVLQA; encoded by the coding sequence ATGGCTAATTCATTATTCAATTTCCTTAACCTCTCTGATTTGAATGGCACTAATGGCTTTATAATTAACGGCATTGCATCCGCTGACTACTCAGGCACCTCAGTCAGCAATGCAGGGGACATCAACAACGATGGCATTGACGACCTGATTATTGGGGCACCAGGTGCCTCCCCCAACGGCATCTTTCTTGCTGGGCAAAGCTATGTAGTATTTGGGGGGAGGAATCTGGGCAGTAGCGGCAGCCTCAACCTCTCTGATTTGAATGGCACTAATGGCTTTTTAATTAACGGCATTGCATCTGACTATTCAGGCTCCTCAGTCAGTAATGCAGGGGACATCAACAACGATGGCATTGACGACCTGATTATTGGGGCATATAGTGCCTCCCCCAACGGCATCTCTGCGGCTGGGCAAAGCTATGTAGTATTTGGGGGGAGGAATTTGGGCAGTAGCGGCAGCCTCAACCTCTCTGATTTGAATGGCACTAATGGCTTTTTAATTAACGGCATTAATAGGAATGACGAATCAGGCTACTCAGTCAGCAATGCAGGGGACATCAACAACGATGGCATTGACGACCTGATTATTGGGGCATATCGTGCCTACCCCAACGGCAAATATAATGCTGGGCAAAGCTATGTAGTGTTTGGGGGGGCAAATCTTGGTAGTGGCAGCAGCCTCAACCTCTCTGATTTGAATGGCACTAATGGCTTTTTAATTAACGGCATTAATCAAAGTGACTTCTCAGGCTACTCAGTCAGCAATGCAGGGGACATCAACGGTGATGGCATTGACGACCTGATTATTGGGGCATATAATGCCGACCCCAACGGCATCTCTGAAGCTGGGCAAAGCTATGTAGTATTTGGGGGGAGGAATCTGGGCAGTAGCGGCAGCCTCAACCCCTCTGATTTGAATGGCACTAATGGCTTTTTAATTAACGGCATTGCAAAATATGACTATTCAGGCTACTCAGTCAGCAATGCAGGGGACATCAACAACGATGGCATTGACGACCTGATTATTGGGGCACCAGGTGCCGACCCCAACGGCATCTCTTTTGCTGGGCAAAGCTATGTAGTGTTTGGGGGGAAGAACATCGGCAGTGGCGGCAGCCTCAACCTCTCTGATTTGAATGGCACTAATGGCTTTTTAATTAACGGCATTGCATCCGCTGACTACTCAGGCACCTCAGTCAGCAATGCAGGGGATATCGACAACGATGGCATTGACGACCTGATTATTGGGGCATATCGTGCCTCCTCCAACGGCAAATATAATAATGCTGGGCAAAGCTATGTAGTGTTTGGGGGGGCAAATCTTGGCAGTGGCAGCAGCCTCAACCTCTCTGATTTGAATGGCATTAATGGCTTTTTAATTAACGGCATTGCAGCAAATGACTCTTTAGGCAAGTCAATCAGCAATGCAGGGGATATCAACAACGATGGCATTGACGACCTGATTATTGGGGCACTATATGCCGACTCCAACGGCAAAGATGATGCTGGGCAAAGCTATGTAGTGTTTGGGGGGAAGAACATCGGCAGTGGCGGCACGATTATCCTAAGGGGAACTGCTGATGCAGACACTCTCATCGGTACAATTGGGAACAACATCATTGACGGCAAAGCTGATAACGATACCCTGACAGGTAACGGCAGTCAAGATCAGTTTGTGATTCGCTCTGGCGATGGCAATGACACCATCACCGATTTTGGTGGCGTTGGTCAGGGCTACAACCCATCGGCGGCCGTGATTGCCAATGCTGACACCTTGCAATTTATCGGTTCGGGTTTGACTGCCCAAAATCTGCAATTAACTTCTCAGGGTAACAACTTAGAAGTTACCTTTGAAAGTGTGGCTTCTACCAAAGTCACTCTGCAAAACTTTAAATTAGAAAACCTCGATAACGTACCCGCTTCTAAAGCAAGACCTGCACTCGGCAATATCTTGTTTGATGGGCAAACCAGGATCACCGACAGTTTTTATGTGATTAATGCTAACTCGACTCAAACTAGCATTTTCAACAAAAACACCGTCACCTTCCTCAATGAATTAAACAATAACATCGCAGGTTTTGACAACTCAGATGATGTGATTAATGGTCAAGGAGGTAATGACATAATTAATGGTTTAAGTGGCAATGACCTGTTGCGGGGCGGGTCAGGCGATGATATTCTCATCGGTGCCAAAGGCAATGATACTCTTGTGGGTGGTGTAGGTGCTGACAGATTCCTTTACAACACCGATGCTGCTTTTGCCCGAAGTGCTATTGGTGAAGTTGCCATTACTGACTTCCAACACTACCAAGGTGACAAGATTGTACTGGATAAAACTACTTTTAGTGCCATTACCTCTGCTGCGGGAACAGGTTTTAATAACTTGAGTGATTTTGAAGTGACTAAGAAAGCGGGGACTAGCACGGCGATAATTGTTTACAATCCCGTGAGTGGGCAGTTGTTGTACAACCCTCAGGGCAACGCAGCTGGTTTTGGCAGTGGTGGTCTATTTGCAACTCTAACTGGTGCGCCAACTCTGACGGCATCAGATTTTGTCTTGCAAGCATAA
- a CDS encoding XisH family protein, producing MPARDSIHETVKEAVIKDGWEITDDPYVISYGERFLFVDLGASGFIGVRQGSKHIAIEIKQFRGQSQVADLEQAIGQYTLYRLLLNQVDPERDLYLAISEATYSDIFSEPIGKLAIAQLPLKLIIVDLEKKEVSQWIPSRQAEKSSNR from the coding sequence GTGCCAGCCAGAGACTCTATTCACGAAACTGTTAAAGAGGCAGTTATCAAAGACGGTTGGGAAATTACGGACGATCCCTATGTTATTTCCTATGGTGAGCGTTTTTTATTTGTGGATCTTGGTGCAAGCGGCTTTATTGGAGTTCGGCAGGGAAGTAAACACATTGCCATTGAAATCAAGCAATTTCGTGGTCAATCTCAAGTAGCTGACTTAGAGCAAGCTATCGGTCAATATACGCTATATCGCCTGTTACTTAATCAAGTCGATCCAGAACGTGACCTTTACCTTGCTATTTCTGAAGCAACCTACAGCGACATATTCAGCGAGCCAATTGGAAAACTAGCGATCGCTCAACTACCTTTAAAGCTGATTATTGTAGATTTAGAGAAAAAGGAAGTAAGCCAATGGATACCATCACGACAAGCAGAGAAATCGTCAAACAGGTAA
- a CDS encoding helix-turn-helix domain-containing protein: MLRVECDRWNESASKLREEALKANHARTRERLMALYEICNGKSATKVGRETGRNPQTVMEWVHRYNLSGIKALLYQRTGGHPPFFPQK, encoded by the coding sequence ATGCTCAGAGTAGAATGCGATCGCTGGAATGAAAGTGCCTCAAAATTGAGAGAAGAAGCATTAAAAGCGAATCATGCTCGTACTCGCGAGCGTTTAATGGCACTGTACGAAATATGTAACGGAAAAAGTGCGACAAAGGTAGGCAGAGAAACAGGGCGTAACCCTCAGACAGTAATGGAGTGGGTACATCGTTACAATCTCTCAGGTATAAAAGCACTGTTATATCAGCGTACAGGTGGTCATCCCCCTTTTTTCCCTCAGAAGTAA
- a CDS encoding IS630 family transposase: protein MGTSLQSLRYKSTVISAYRWSSPFFPSEVKSAIDSEIRQALEFAATPPQQRQQTITQKPRWTLKRLAAWIDKQFNLKCCRESIRKTLKNLGFSWKKARKLLNKANSKKRREFLEKLKGLLDDALHNGHLLIFIDEAHIHLDSDEGYGWSVKGERFWVSSNSPGRAKVSFYGIYVYNYAKVKIFPYLKADQFNTIDVLKHLRTEFPDQEVTLIWDGAPYHRAQLVNEALQVLQINLQPLPSYSPDFMPVEHLWQWLREDVTYHTCYQSAAELIERVHLFEQDIHSNPFEISDRLWVKNHLDPDEEKLRVST, encoded by the coding sequence GTGGGTACATCGTTACAATCTCTCAGGTATAAAAGCACTGTTATATCAGCGTACAGGTGGTCATCCCCCTTTTTTCCCTCAGAAGTAAAGTCAGCAATTGATTCTGAGATTCGTCAAGCTCTTGAGTTTGCAGCAACACCACCCCAACAAAGACAACAGACAATAACGCAAAAGCCTCGTTGGACATTGAAGCGTTTAGCGGCTTGGATTGACAAACAGTTCAATCTCAAATGTTGCCGAGAGTCAATACGTAAGACTCTCAAGAACTTAGGGTTTTCGTGGAAAAAAGCACGTAAACTTTTAAATAAAGCTAACAGTAAAAAACGTAGAGAGTTTCTAGAAAAACTCAAGGGTTTGCTTGATGATGCTCTCCATAATGGTCATTTGCTAATTTTTATCGACGAGGCACATATTCATCTTGATAGCGATGAAGGCTATGGTTGGTCAGTTAAAGGTGAGCGTTTTTGGGTCAGTTCCAACTCTCCAGGAAGAGCCAAGGTTTCCTTTTATGGGATCTATGTTTATAACTATGCCAAAGTCAAAATTTTTCCTTACCTGAAAGCTGACCAATTCAATACGATTGATGTTTTAAAGCATCTAAGAACTGAATTTCCAGACCAAGAGGTCACTTTAATTTGGGATGGTGCTCCCTATCATCGTGCACAATTGGTAAACGAAGCATTGCAAGTCTTACAAATAAACTTGCAACCCTTACCTAGTTACAGTCCTGATTTTATGCCTGTCGAACACCTGTGGCAGTGGTTGCGTGAAGATGTTACTTATCACACGTGTTATCAATCTGCTGCTGAACTGATTGAACGTGTTCATTTATTTGAACAAGACATTCATTCTAACCCCTTTGAAATTAGCGATCGCCTATGGGTAAAAAATCACCTTGACCCTGACGAGGAAAAACTACGGGTTTCAACGTAG
- a CDS encoding XisI protein codes for MDTITTSREIVKQVISDYAKLRPSHGNIRLDAIFDEMRDRYALMQVGWDRGKRVRGNLIYVIIENGKVIIEYDGMECGITQDLVKQGIPESDIVLAFLPDSQPVSIA; via the coding sequence ATGGATACCATCACGACAAGCAGAGAAATCGTCAAACAGGTAATTAGTGATTATGCCAAATTACGCCCATCTCACGGTAACATTCGCTTAGATGCCATATTTGACGAGATGCGCGATCGCTATGCTCTGATGCAGGTTGGTTGGGATAGAGGAAAGCGGGTGCGTGGCAACCTTATCTATGTAATTATCGAGAATGGGAAAGTAATAATTGAATACGATGGTATGGAATGTGGAATTACTCAGGACTTAGTTAAACAAGGTATTCCTGAGAGTGATATTGTGCTGGCTTTTCTACCGGATTCGCAGCCTGTTTCTATAGCTTGA
- a CDS encoding IS1634 family transposase → MRASPLNIRVQDIDHCGIVAGICDEMNLVEQINRLLGTHSQEIISAGQVVKAMILNGLGFVSAPLYLFEKFFVGKATEHLLGEGIRPEHLNDDRLGRVLDKLYEAGLTEVFVTVAICAARKFGVKMDSLHLDSSSFHVDGDYINNPTAQEAAEPGGIEITYGYSRDHRPDLKQFILDLMCSGDGDIPLYLRVGDGNESDSAMFATIIADFQRQWQIDALFVADAALYTEENLQQMKHLRWVSRVPGTLTAAKMLSENIPEQAFNDSAMPGYEIAAICSEYGGIRQRWLVVESQARKDADLKQLEKRLTKQLSKAQSELRLLLNQEFACSKDALIAAQRLSSKLPLHQLANIQVNEVKKHTGRGRPSKDASPTFYYQVDASLEPKEIAIAIETKRAGRFILATNVLDAEELSNDDILREYKAQQSTERGFRFLKDPLFFTSSVFLNSTERVAALAMVMGLCLLVYSLGQKALRQALERAKKTIDNQLGKPTSTPTLRWVFQCFMSIHLVTIAQIKQIANLTHERQWILQFFGAPCRKYYLLS, encoded by the coding sequence ATGAGAGCTTCACCACTAAATATTAGGGTACAGGATATTGACCACTGCGGCATAGTCGCAGGCATCTGTGATGAGATGAATCTAGTAGAACAAATTAACCGACTACTGGGAACTCACTCTCAAGAAATCATCAGTGCAGGTCAAGTTGTAAAAGCGATGATTTTAAACGGATTAGGGTTTGTGAGTGCGCCATTATATTTGTTTGAAAAGTTTTTCGTTGGCAAAGCTACAGAGCATCTTTTAGGAGAAGGAATACGTCCAGAACACTTAAACGATGACCGTTTGGGTCGAGTATTAGACAAATTGTATGAGGCTGGACTAACTGAAGTATTTGTGACAGTGGCGATTTGTGCAGCACGTAAATTCGGGGTCAAAATGGACAGCCTGCACCTCGATTCAAGTTCATTTCACGTTGATGGTGATTACATAAACAACCCAACAGCACAGGAGGCGGCGGAACCAGGAGGAATCGAAATTACCTATGGCTATTCAAGAGATCACCGCCCAGACTTGAAACAATTTATTTTAGACCTGATGTGCAGTGGGGATGGAGACATCCCGCTATACCTAAGAGTTGGAGACGGTAATGAATCGGACTCAGCGATGTTTGCTACCATAATCGCTGATTTTCAAAGGCAGTGGCAGATAGATGCTTTGTTTGTTGCAGATGCGGCCCTTTACACTGAAGAAAATTTGCAACAAATGAAACATCTTCGTTGGGTATCGAGAGTACCAGGCACCCTAACTGCGGCAAAAATGCTGTCAGAGAATATCCCAGAACAAGCATTCAATGACAGTGCAATGCCTGGGTATGAGATCGCAGCAATTTGTAGTGAGTATGGTGGTATACGACAACGTTGGTTGGTAGTTGAAAGTCAAGCGAGAAAAGATGCCGACCTCAAGCAGCTGGAAAAACGTTTAACTAAGCAATTATCAAAAGCCCAATCTGAACTGAGGCTGTTGTTAAACCAGGAATTTGCTTGCTCAAAAGATGCTCTGATTGCTGCACAACGCCTCAGCTCTAAGTTGCCCTTACACCAACTGGCTAATATCCAGGTGAATGAGGTAAAAAAACATACTGGACGTGGTAGACCCAGTAAGGATGCTTCCCCCACCTTTTACTACCAAGTTGATGCTTCACTTGAACCCAAGGAAATAGCGATCGCCATCGAAACCAAACGAGCCGGAAGATTTATTTTAGCCACCAATGTCCTTGATGCCGAAGAACTGAGCAATGACGATATTTTACGTGAATATAAGGCACAGCAGTCTACTGAGCGTGGTTTCCGATTTCTCAAAGACCCTTTATTTTTTACTTCAAGTGTGTTCCTCAACTCGACTGAGAGAGTCGCCGCACTAGCAATGGTTATGGGTTTGTGCCTGCTTGTTTATAGTCTTGGTCAAAAAGCTCTACGTCAAGCTTTGGAACGGGCAAAAAAAACTATTGATAATCAATTGGGTAAACCAACTTCTACTCCAACCTTACGTTGGGTGTTCCAATGTTTTATGTCCATTCATTTGGTTACGATCGCCCAAATAAAGCAAATTGCCAACTTAACCCATGAAAGGCAATGGATTCTCCAGTTTTTTGGTGCTCCTTGTCGAAAATATTATCTTCTTTCTTAA
- a CDS encoding IS630 family transposase: protein MGTSLQSLRYKSTVISAYRWSSPFFPSEVKSAIDSEIRQALEFAATPPQQRQQTITQKPRWTLKRLAAWIDKQFNLKCCRESIRKTLKNLGFSWKKARKLLNKANSKKRREFLEKLKGLLDDALHNGHLLIFIDEAHIHLDSDEGYGWSVKGERFWVSSNSPGRAKVSFYGIYVYNYAKVKIFPYLKADQFNTIDVLKHLRTEFPDQEVTLIWDGAPYHRAQLVNEALQVLQINLQPLPSYSPDFMPVEHLWQWLREDVTYHTCYQSAAELIERVHLFEQDIHSNPFEISDRLWVKNHLDPDEEKLRVST, encoded by the coding sequence GTGGGTACATCGTTACAATCTCTCAGGTATAAAAGCACTGTTATATCAGCGTACAGGTGGTCATCCCCCTTTTTTCCCTCAGAAGTAAAGTCAGCAATTGATTCTGAGATTCGTCAAGCTCTTGAGTTTGCAGCAACACCACCCCAACAAAGACAACAGACAATAACGCAAAAGCCTCGTTGGACATTGAAGCGTTTAGCGGCTTGGATTGACAAACAGTTCAATCTCAAATGTTGCCGAGAGTCAATACGTAAGACTCTCAAGAACTTAGGGTTTTCGTGGAAAAAAGCACGTAAACTTTTAAATAAAGCTAACAGTAAAAAACGTAGAGAGTTTCTAGAAAAACTCAAGGGTTTGCTTGATGATGCTCTCCATAATGGTCATTTGCTAATTTTTATCGACGAGGCACATATTCATCTTGATAGCGATGAAGGCTATGGTTGGTCAGTTAAAGGTGAGCGTTTTTGGGTCAGTTCCAACTCTCCAGGAAGAGCCAAGGTTTCCTTTTATGGGATCTATGTTTATAACTATGCCAAAGTCAAAATTTTTCCTTACCTGAAAGCTGACCAATTCAATACGATTGATGTTTTAAAGCATCTAAGAACTGAATTTCCAGACCAAGAGGTCACTTTAATTTGGGATGGTGCTCCCTATCATCGTGCACAATTGGTAAACGAAGCATTGCAAGTCTTACAAATAAACTTGCAACCCTTACCTAGTTACAGTCCTGATTTTATGCCTGTCGAACACCTGTGGCAGTGGTTGCGTGAAGATGTTACTTATCACACGTGCTATCAATCTGCTGCTGAACTGATTGAACGTGTTCATTTATTTGAACAAGACATTCATTCTAACCCCTTTGAAATTAGCGATCGCCTATGGGTAAAAAATCACCTTGACCCTGACGAGGAAAAACTACGGGTTTCAACGTAG
- a CDS encoding choice-of-anchor Q domain-containing protein codes for MGYNGVLNGAGTGNVLNKDPLFVNAANHDFRLLPGSPAIDAGSNVFNSITQNTPLDGDGDGSVLIDAGAYEAQGKRI; via the coding sequence GTGGGTTACAACGGAGTTCTTAACGGTGCAGGTACAGGAAATGTATTAAACAAAGACCCGTTGTTTGTTAATGCAGCGAATCATGACTTTAGGCTACTACCTGGAAGTCCTGCCATCGATGCTGGTTCCAATGTCTTCAATAGCATCACTCAAAATACTCCCTTAGATGGCGATGGCGACGGCAGTGTATTGATTGATGCTGGTGCATACGAAGCCCAGGGCAAACGCATCTAA
- a CDS encoding plasmid partition protein ParG: protein MMQISITDDLKKRFHAACALRGLKMSHVVVEMIEQWLKANEVQSSSQVSSVKH, encoded by the coding sequence ATGATGCAGATTAGTATCACAGACGACCTGAAGAAACGCTTTCATGCTGCTTGCGCTTTACGTGGGTTAAAGATGAGTCATGTTGTAGTGGAGATGATTGAGCAGTGGCTGAAAGCTAATGAGGTGCAATCATCTTCTCAAGTTTCAAGTGTAAAGCATTAA
- a CDS encoding GmrSD restriction endonuclease domain-containing protein: protein MKATEAKLLAFIKKSPQFVIPIYQRTYSWTEKECRELWDDILRTGSNDDITAHFVGSIVYIEKGLYQVSSQSPLLIIDGQQRLATVTLLITALANALGDTEPVEGFSQRKLRNYYLLNPEEDGEQHFKLILSQTDKASLIAILNRSEQPKDYSIRVTENLKLFESLIKDHKDNLATVCKGLAKLLVVDVALSRDQDNPQLIFESMNSTGRELSQADLIRNYILMGLEPQLQTKLYEQYWRPMEVEFGQEAYGTHFDSFMRHFLTVKTGNIPNQGEVYEAFKAHARSPEVAKAGVEALVADIRTFARYYCAMALGTEPNSDLKLAFQDLRELRVDVAYPFLLELYHDYALGELPKADFLTAVRLVESYVFRRTICAIPTNSLNKTFANFTKALKKDRYIESIQAYLLLLPSYRRFPNDEEFKRDLQTKDFYNFRNRSYWLRRLENDNRKERVLVDEYTIEHILPQNENLSSAWKTALGTEWQRIQQTYLHTIGNLTLTAYNSKYSDKTFPEKRDMEKGFKESPLKLNQGLGQIEQWDEDAIHQRANRLSTMALDVWAAPKLEASVLECYKSKPAKSGYTIADHPYLRSGTMAEVFKVFRNEVLALDPCVTEEFLKLYVAYKAESNFVDIVPQAKRLRISLNMPFPEINDPKGICKDVSGVGRWGNGDVELGVASLDELPYVLGLVRQSLERQMGGIE, encoded by the coding sequence ATGAAAGCCACCGAAGCTAAACTGCTTGCCTTTATCAAAAAGTCCCCTCAGTTCGTTATCCCCATCTACCAGCGTACCTACTCGTGGACAGAAAAAGAATGTCGGGAGTTGTGGGATGACATCTTGCGTACTGGCTCAAACGATGACATCACTGCTCACTTTGTTGGCTCCATTGTCTACATCGAAAAAGGACTTTATCAGGTATCAAGTCAATCTCCACTGCTGATAATTGACGGACAACAACGCCTAGCAACAGTTACATTACTAATCACCGCACTGGCTAATGCCCTTGGTGACACTGAGCCAGTAGAAGGTTTCTCACAGCGCAAACTGCGAAACTATTATTTACTTAATCCTGAAGAGGATGGAGAACAGCACTTCAAGCTGATTCTTTCGCAAACTGATAAAGCTTCACTCATAGCCATTCTCAATAGATCCGAGCAACCCAAAGACTACTCCATCCGCGTGACAGAGAACTTAAAGCTGTTCGAGTCGCTCATTAAGGATCATAAGGACAATCTGGCGACTGTGTGCAAAGGACTGGCAAAACTGCTGGTTGTAGATGTTGCCCTTAGCCGCGACCAGGACAATCCACAACTCATTTTCGAGAGCATGAACTCAACCGGTCGTGAGTTAAGCCAAGCCGACCTAATCCGTAACTACATCCTCATGGGACTCGAACCCCAGCTTCAGACTAAGCTTTATGAGCAGTATTGGCGGCCTATGGAAGTGGAGTTTGGACAGGAAGCTTATGGTACACACTTCGACAGCTTCATGCGCCATTTTTTAACAGTGAAAACTGGTAATATTCCCAACCAGGGAGAAGTATATGAAGCATTCAAAGCTCATGCCCGATCTCCAGAAGTAGCTAAGGCTGGTGTAGAGGCACTTGTAGCCGATATTCGCACCTTTGCCCGCTACTACTGCGCTATGGCCTTGGGTACTGAACCAAACTCCGACCTCAAATTAGCCTTTCAAGACCTGCGAGAGTTAAGGGTGGATGTAGCTTACCCCTTCCTGTTGGAGCTTTATCACGATTATGCTTTGGGTGAGTTACCTAAAGCAGATTTTTTGACAGCAGTGCGGCTGGTTGAATCTTATGTATTCCGCCGTACCATCTGTGCCATTCCCACCAACTCGCTCAACAAAACTTTCGCTAACTTTACGAAGGCTCTGAAGAAAGACCGCTACATCGAAAGCATTCAGGCTTACTTGCTTCTACTGCCGTCCTATCGACGTTTTCCCAACGATGAAGAATTTAAGCGCGATTTACAAACCAAAGATTTTTACAATTTTCGTAACCGCAGCTACTGGCTTCGTCGTTTGGAGAATGACAATCGCAAAGAACGAGTGTTAGTGGATGAGTACACCATCGAACACATTCTGCCACAGAACGAAAACCTTTCCTCAGCATGGAAGACAGCATTGGGTACGGAGTGGCAGCGAATTCAACAGACTTATCTCCACACCATCGGTAATTTAACTCTCACCGCATACAACTCGAAATACAGTGATAAAACATTTCCTGAAAAGCGTGATATGGAGAAGGGCTTTAAAGAGAGTCCACTGAAGTTAAATCAAGGTCTGGGACAGATTGAACAGTGGGATGAAGATGCCATTCACCAACGGGCAAACCGACTATCTACTATGGCACTCGATGTTTGGGCAGCCCCTAAGCTAGAAGCCAGCGTGCTTGAGTGCTATAAATCCAAGCCTGCCAAATCAGGCTATACCATAGCAGATCACCCGTATCTGCGCTCTGGAACAATGGCAGAGGTGTTTAAAGTATTCCGTAATGAAGTTCTTGCCCTAGATCCTTGCGTGACTGAGGAATTTCTCAAGCTCTACGTTGCTTACAAAGCAGAGTCCAACTTCGTGGATATAGTACCGCAAGCCAAGCGGTTACGCATCTCGTTAAATATGCCATTCCCCGAAATCAATGATCCGAAGGGCATTTGCAAAGATGTATCCGGTGTAGGGCGGTGGGGTAATGGCGATGTAGAGCTTGGTGTGGCATCGCTTGATGAATTGCCCTATGTTTTAGGATTGGTGCGGCAGTCACTTGAAAGACAGATGGGAGGCATAGAGTAG
- a CDS encoding IS5 family transposase, whose product MSKSYSTNLTQEQWELIEPLIPAPLPGGRPRETNIWEVMNAIFYVLYEGCRWRALPGDFPNWQTVYTYFRNWRKDGTWVRMHDRLREWTRVASERSPSPSEAIVDSQSIKSAAMVSEAVGYDAGKKVKGRKRFVTVDTLGLVLRVLITAASVGEREGGKQVLKKVKQMEPSLLRLHTIWVDAGFDGNPFMQWVMDFCRWIIQVVIRPKESKKFVLLPKRWVVERTLGWLTWCRRLNKDYELLPETAETFIYIAMIRIMVRRLA is encoded by the coding sequence ATGAGTAAATCATACTCTACCAACCTTACCCAAGAGCAATGGGAACTTATTGAACCTTTGATTCCAGCACCATTACCTGGAGGTCGTCCAAGAGAAACGAATATTTGGGAGGTAATGAATGCCATTTTTTATGTTCTGTATGAGGGATGTCGGTGGCGAGCATTACCTGGTGACTTTCCAAACTGGCAAACCGTTTACACATACTTTCGTAACTGGCGCAAGGATGGAACGTGGGTAAGAATGCATGACAGATTACGGGAGTGGACTAGGGTTGCTTCGGAGCGATCGCCAAGCCCCTCTGAAGCTATTGTGGACAGCCAAAGTATCAAAAGTGCAGCAATGGTGAGTGAAGCAGTCGGTTATGATGCAGGTAAAAAGGTCAAGGGACGCAAACGGTTCGTAACAGTAGATACTTTAGGCTTAGTACTACGAGTATTAATTACTGCGGCTAGTGTCGGTGAGCGTGAAGGTGGTAAACAAGTACTCAAAAAGGTCAAACAAATGGAACCTTCTCTATTGCGACTACATACAATATGGGTAGATGCTGGTTTTGACGGTAACCCATTCATGCAGTGGGTAATGGATTTCTGCCGTTGGATTATACAGGTAGTTATACGACCAAAGGAAAGCAAGAAGTTTGTATTGTTACCCAAGCGCTGGGTAGTCGAGCGAACCTTGGGTTGGCTAACTTGGTGTCGAAGATTGAACAAAGACTACGAGCTATTACCTGAAACCGCAGAGACATTTATCTACATTGCTATGATTCGGATTATGGTGAGGCGATTGGCATAA